The Oncorhynchus gorbuscha isolate QuinsamMale2020 ecotype Even-year linkage group LG06, OgorEven_v1.0, whole genome shotgun sequence sequence AGGCAGTATGATATTATAGACACATCAAAATGAATTCCATTTGGCACCAAAACTAAAGACACTCCAATCTCTTCCCTTGTGAAAACACAGAGACAATGTTTGGCACATACAGGACGAGAAGGCAGATGTGCAGGACATTCCAAAAGTATACAGACCACTTGATTTATTCCACACgtttttttacgttacagccttattctaaaatggattacatatttttttccctctcatcaatctacacactataccccataatgtcaaagtgaaaacaggtttttagacatttttccaaatgtattaaacattttttatattttttattatcacagtattaagaccctttactcagtactttgttgaagcacctttggcagagattacagcctcaaatattcttgggtatgaccctacaagcttggcacacctgtatttggggagtttgtcccattcttctctgcagatcctctcaagctctatcaggtctctccagagatgttcaatcaggttcaaatctgggctctggctgggccactcaaggacattcagtgacttatcccgaagccactcctgcgttgtcttggttatgtgcttagggtcgttgacctgttggaaggtgaaccttcgccccagtctgaggtcctgagtgctctggagcaggttttcaagaaggatctctctgtactttgctccgttcatgctgtacttttctccgttcatcctaactaatctcccagtccctgccgctgaaaaacatcaccacagcatattgctaccaccaccatgcttcacagtagggatggtaccaagtttcctccagaccagacgtgatacttggcatttaggccaaagagttgaatctaggtttcatcagaccagagaatctttctcatagtctgagagtcctttaggtgccttctggcaaactccaaatgggctgtcatatgctttttactgaagagtggcctccgtctggtcactctaccataaaggtctgattggtggagtgctgcagaggtggttgtccttctggaaggttctctcatctccacagaggaactctagaacttagtcagagtgaccaccgggttcttggtcacctccctgaccaaggcccttctcccccgattgctcagtttggctggacggccagctctaggaagagtcttggtggttccaaacttcttccatttaagaatgatggaggccactgtgttcttggggaccttcaatactgcagacattttttggaacccttccccagatctgtgctttgatacaatcctgtctaggagctctacggacaatcccttcgacctcatggctcagtttttgctctgaaatgccctgtcaactgtgggaccttatataaacaggtgtgtgcctttccaaatcatgttcagtcaattgaatttaccacaggtgaactccaatcaagttgtagaaacatctcaaggaagatcaatggaaacaggatttttcctgagctcaatttcgagtctcatagcaaagggtctgaatacttttgtaactaaggtatttctgttttttaaattttaattgGTTGTAACGTAACATAATGTTGAAGAATtctcgaatgcactgtagatagcAATGTAGGGAGCACTAAAAGTATGTTTCCTATTTTAAGCTCAAATTATGTTTCCTATTTTAAGTGTTAACCCTTGTACATATCCCACTAACTCCAACTCATTACTCCTTAACTAACCATACTCAAAACATAAATATAGTGGCTAAGTGATCAGTGGCTGATGCTTAATACATGGGGACTTGTACTCGAGTCACACACAGCTGCCAGTGGAAATATACATAAGCAAATCTTATCAATATAAATACCCAGAACACCGGTAATAATACTGGACTGCTTGGTAGAGTGCTGTGTCTGTTGTTACTTCATATAGTGTGCTGCTCTAAgtctaaacaaaacaaaatgataATACTGTATGTAGCTCTTATCTTTGGCCAAGCGGATATGCAGACAAACAAAAAGGCCTCCATAAAAAAGTGTGTGTTTCTgggtgttacattttgaatgtgtATGCAGTATGCACTGCACATTGTTCTAGGTTATTTCAACATTGGTTGGCCATACTTGACCATCTGTTAATTGTAGGACAAGATGGATGGTGTCACATCAGTTTGTCTTCCAGTCTCTTTAGTGGGCCGTTCCACAGGGGTTGTCTGAGGTCTGGCAGCCCATGTTCTGATACTTCACCTGGACACGGAACAGAGTGCCGTCTGCACACATACACAGCTTGTACCTCAACAGACCTTCGTCGAAATACACGTTGGCCCCCACTGAGGAGTTTTGCATGCGACTGATGCTCACCATCACCGACCCGTTCAGAACAATACTGTTCTCCTGCAAGGGGAAAGACCTTGTTAACCATAAGTTTTAATGGAATGCAATACACCATAGaccagaccccccccccagaTGTTTCACATGTATGTTATAACCCTAAACTGGCACACCTGATTCGATTAGTAAACTAATCATCAAGTCTTTAActaattgaatcaggtgtgccaGTTTAGGGCTAAAAGAAAAATGTGAAAAGTCTGGGGGGCCCGAGGAGAGGGCCTGATAAACAAGTAGACCAAATTGGGTAAGGGGTAACACTCACAGCTCTGAGCTCGATGTCCCCTCCCATCCTGAACTCCACCGTCTTGCCCATGATGAAGACCCCCTCATTGCCGCGGATGATGGCCTTGCTGTCCCCTTTGATGGACAAGTCAGAGGAAGCGTTGCTGGTGATCTGAAAGCAGAGAGAGTATTCAGAGATCTACCACTTTTTTctgggataaaaaaaaaacaatgacaggaatggatactagaatgtattttatctacagtaacactattTGTGGTGCTACATGTTTTATTAGATGGCTTCTGTTGGCCTGGAATATACCCTTTCTGTGGAGGCTTTCTTCACACTGAGTACTTTGACTCCTTTGGGCAGGTGGAATTCGTGGTTTTCAAAGTCTGTGCTGAAGAAGGTGTTCTGAGTGCGGGGGTCAGTGAAGGATATTCCCATGTCACTGGTGATGGACGTCTTCTCTTTCTCAACACTGAGCTTAGTGGAGCCCTGCTGAAACACCACCTGGAACACATATACAAAAACCATATACATGTAAGAGCATACAGTCTGATTAAGGTATTCATATCTGGGTATGAATACATTAATCAGACTGGGGAAGTGTGTGTATAGACTGCTTATACCAATGTATTTGTtattccctctgtgtgtgtgtgtgtgtgtgtgtgtgtgtgtgtgtgtgtgtgtgtgtgtgtgtgtgtgtgtgtgtgtgtgtgtgtgtgtgtgtgtgtgtgtgtgtgtgtgtgtgtgtgtgtgtgtgtgtgtgtgtgtgtgtgtgtgtgtgtgtgtgtgtgtgtgtgtgtgtgtgtgcgtgtttgtgtgtgtgtgtgtgttgcctaaGTGAGTGTATTTTTCCATAAGTGAGTGTGTTTTGCCTGAGTTCACCGGgttgttgttgccggtgataacCAGGTCCTGGTCCTTCCTGCCCCCCACAGTGCTCTTGTGTAGTGGGTGGACCACACCCATGTCTGCCTTCTGCTTGAAACGCAGCAGCCCACTCTCATGGAACTCTATACTGTCACAACCACTGGGCCCGATGCGGATCACTGTCCATATCACTAGAGTTATCTGAGAGACAGGACAAATGTCAGAGATTCAGATACATTGACTTGATTTGTCATAATCAGAACTAGTTATAACATATCCATAACTAACATTCTGATGATACTAGCCTGTTAAAAAGTGAATTCAGATAAATAAGGATGGTGACATTATGCAGAGCATGTTTTGTGTGTCATTGGGCACTCACAATGAGGTTGATGAGAGCCAGCAAGAAGAGCAGGACTATGATGCAAACAGCCATGTTGCCCTTGCGTCCTCTCAGGCCTGTCTTGTGCAGGCGCTCCTCCTCAATGGGCACATAGCCCGCCTTGAAGTTGCTGTTGTGCTCCTTGTTGGTGGTCCGCCGTTCCATGGCCTTCTCCCTCATGGACCTCTTCACAGGCCCATTAGAACTCTCCTTCAGCACACAGAACAGCAGCAATGTCAAGGCTCAGTAGGCTCACTCAGCTTTAACATGCTATACTGCTGTGACATCTACAAACAACACTTTCTGGGTGGTTCCCATCAATCAAAGCATTGACTTCACTGTACACCTCTCTGGGTGAGATTAAACATTAAGAGTTCTATACATTGTAACTACCACATGTTATTTTTTCCCCACTCTGCAATCTAGTTGATCTAGTAGTTGATACATTGTAACAACCCAATTGACAGCTTATTTAGCTGTCATATGTAGTTACAATGTAACAAATATACTGTATCTCTGAGTACAGCACCACATATTGTAACCACCACATTCTATTTTATTAGACTTTATGCAGGCGTCGCTGTATAGACAGGTTGCTTCTGAGGAATGCGCGCAATTAAACACccgggtctctctgtctgtaggtaatgACTAAAAATAAAGTACACGTATATTCCACGTAACAAATATGAATAGTCCAGGTCCATATTCAACTCGGATGAAAAGATAACTTCATGATTTGGGGTAATACAACCAGTTTAAACTTCCCAATGCCGTGGAAAAACTGCGGCAATCAAGCCGTTATTTCGAGGTATGTCTATCATAAAAAGCGTAACAGCAGTACAGGGCTTGGAAGCGTGATAGCGTACTATGGATATTCCGCATACGCTTTACAACGCCCGCCCGAATACCGTAATTCCTTTCAAATGAGTTCGTAGTACATATAGATGCCTACATCAAAACGGGAATGGAAAATGTAGAAAAACAATAATGTCTTTAAATGGAAACAGACCTGCTCAGACGCCATGttcaccctccccctcttccaAAGCGTTTGACAGCTCCGGAGTCCGGAAAGACAGTGGACTAGACCACTTCATTCAAatgaataaaataatatatatctcTCCAGTTTTAATACTTGGAACGAGGTTTTTATTAGGGTAATTATTATATTAGCAGGTGGAATTTGAAGCCTTTTTATCAAATTGTTCATAGCTGGATCACTGTTTATCACAGATGGTTCCTTCCTGGCTAAACCAGCCAATGGGAAAGGCCCGCAACAGGATTCCAAAATAAGAAAGTCCATATAAAGCCTGTCCATTCATATTTTCTTCCAGGCAGGGCTTCCGAATAGACTAGTCCACAGACAATTAACATCACTTTATCCCTACTTAAGTGTTGTTTATTTCAAGTAATAAAGGTTTTATCAGAGATGATGACACAACTTGATAATGTATGGATTCCACAGCCCCTAAAACACTACCAGACCGACACTTTTACTAAAGCGTGGCTTTCAGTGTTAGTGGGACATTTTAGTAAATGAACTGGGACACTGTATTCTCCTTAGAACTACATTCGTGTCCCACTTCAATCAATAAGACTGTAGAATTTGTAGAAGCTTGTAGATAACACACTGTTTTCACAATTTTGTTACAATAAACATTTACTAAACCCTCCCCATGCCATTGGAAAATGAATTGGGGGACATTCCAAGCTTTTAGGAGTCTGCACAGCTTTAACTTGATCCTGGAACACTACTATCCCCCAAATTCCCCTTTCAAAATTATTGTAGCCTctttctatagtctctttcttcCATGTCATTGTGCTTCCTTTATTTCCTTCCTACCCTTGTTTGTTATCTTCCCTCTAATTCCTTCCACCCTCATCCTATACTGTTTATTTGCTATATAGTGTATGACATCGATTCAGAGATGCTATGAACAACTTAAACAACAAATTACAATGTATTTTATAATATCTAATGCCATAAATATATTTGAATTAATTAAAGATCCTTTTTTAAGTTTCATCAAACACCAATCAGGGGAAGTGGGACAATACTATAAACCTGGTTTTCATAAAATACAATAACTGTTTACATGAATAATTATTATAGTTTAAAACACTACCAATAACAGTTTGTTTTAACACAACAAGCTAAATTGTTTATAATTAATTATAATTGACAGAATTATACCTTTTTCATTCTAGCGCAAGTTTTCATATGTATGCCGGTTTTTTATGAGTTTTAACAGGTCGCCCCACCTAGGAAACCTGACCACACACACTACGATGATGTCACACTAACCAATACCATTTTTTTCAAGCACAGAACACATTCAGCAACAAaccaaaaaacatttattttgattggGTTACAAAATTACCATAGTACAGTAGGCCTACCTTAAAACACAAACGTACCACTTGGCCTATAACCGATTTAACTAATACTGACGTCATCCGAAATTGACTGTGCCTCTGAAAAATAGCTCAGTGTTTCACATCTTCCACATATGACATTAATGGCAGGAGACACCCAACGCCCACGTGTGTGTAACAGTATGACATTACAATGGTCTTGTTTACAGCACAGACAGCCTACTTCACTTGAGCGCCTACATCATAAAGGAAGAACCGGCAGAAGACGTTTACGGTCTATACTTTTCTCACAAGAATATCCAGACTATTACTGAAAACAATGCAAGTGGCTTTATCAAACATTCTCAATCTGTATATGAGTAAAATGAGTAAAAAGCGTTGCCACAACTGAGATGGTACTTGGCACCCGTTGTAACGAAGGTGGACAAAACGTCAAGGGCAAGAATTTCTAAGGCGGGTATAAAAAGGGAGCGCGCGCCTGTCACGGGCGCTCTCGCCCCAGATTAAATCCCACGGTTGTCCAAAGCGTTTTGAACCTTTCAAGATTAGTGAGGGAGCAGACATGGCCGACTCGCTAAGGAGGCTGGTTAACACATCTTCCTTCAGCGTTCTACAGGACAAACTTGAGTCCTGGTACAAGGACTACCATGTAAGTCATCAATAATTGATTTCTGTCCTAAATCTGTTGGTTGAAAAGTGGCCTAACCAACAATAAAGATAGGCGACACATGATTATTGCAACCATTCGATCCGTGTAATAGTTTAGGCTATTGTCTAAATTAGTCTTGGCTATAATAAATGTGATATTGGTGTGGAAATCAATAGCATATTTAATGAATCACTGTTTGATTCAGCAAATGCGTTCTTCCCTTGAGAACTTGATTCCTCTATAGCATTTCTGTCCACCCATCTAAAATAACTTGATTAGCCTACTTGATTATGCCACTCATGGCCAGATAGTGTAATATATTTGGAATCATTATTtggtatgtattttttattttatttttttacaatgtatCACATTGACAATGGATTGGAACGTTTTTGAAACACTGTAGGGGCTAAAGGAATTCAATTGTTTCGATTAAATAGATTTTCTGGCGAAGTTTGGTTGCTATAGACGCTAGTCGTCATGGCGACCGTGAAACCATTGCTGACTCTGAAAGCTAGTGGCTCGAGCACGCCCCCTTGAGCATTTTGGTGTGAACCCGAACCGCTTGTCCTGATAGAACCCATGTATTATCACACAGATACTCCAGAGACCAACCAGTGCATTTGCCTGGAAGTCACAGATCATTTATTTTAAAAGCACATATAGTACATCCCTCAATTCAATATGATCAATACAGATATTCACTAATCAATGATCCATgtgaatgtttgttttttaaatgtcctACATTGTTGACCCCACAATTGAGATGACATTACATCTTTAAAATATATGTCCCTTTTGTGATGGTACATAATTCTCATACAGTGTCTGTCACCTTCCAAGGTCATCTCCTGTGATCAGAATCTGAACAGGTGCTGTGAATTGGTAGAGCTCACCTCCAAGATACAGGGTCAACTCTTCACCATCCTCAACTTCACTGCTAGAGAGGGTATGTGTCCAAGCTTCTCAcaacttccctctctctttgacATTCTCTAATAATGTCTCCTTTTCCTTTGAGTCAGGTGGTCACTATGCAGGAGTGGATGTGCTCAAATCACGCCTGCTGCCTTGGTTGGGGACTTGTTTCTCCATGGCAACCTCCTCTGTCACCAATGACACCAGCCTCAACCTCATCCAGGTGAAATaatctgttctgttatttatggtTCTAGCTACTGTACATTCATTaagttattctattctattatgctgTCCTGTCACATAGTGTGAATAAGACAGTGATAATCAAGGTTAAATGAGGAGTGTTGTCATGCAGGAGTccgtggagaaggagaggaagatcaGAGAGCTGTCTGCCTCCCATGAGAACGACATGCAGAAGATGGAGACTCAGCTGTGCTCCACTCACCTACAGCTGGACTCTGTCAAACAGGAGTAAGTCTGCACTAAACATACAACAAATGACTCAGCTATACAATAGACCTACTCATTTCTATCCAAACAAATCAGTCTGCCCCAGGTTACGTTAGTATGGCTAACTATCTGGTCTCTGTTTTATTCACCTACTGGTATCTTGAATGCGTTTACAGACTGGCGGATGCTCATCTGCAACTGGACAACACAAAAAATATGTCAGCCACAACTCTGCTGGCCACCGAGGATGAGATACTACAGCTGAAAGCAGAGTGAGGGATAAATACTGTAATACAACACTGTACACGTTTCATTTGAGTATTATTTGTCCTATTTGGCTTATTGATGTGTATGTTCCGAGGTTATTatggtgtgtatctgtgtgtcaggTTGCGTGCGTCCCGTGACCAGGTGGAGACCTATAAGAGGAAGCTGGATGTTCTGGATGACTATGAGAGACAGGTGCGTCTGCTGAGGGATGAGGTGTCTTTCCTCACAGCAGAGAAGAGCATGCTGCAGGAGAGGTGAGCAGGAcacgcgcacgcgcgcacacacacacacacacacacacacacacacacacacacacacacacacacacacacacacacacacacacacacacacacacacacacacacacacacacacacacacacacacacacacacacacacagggccgtaGCTTCAACTGAGGACACAGAGGGTCAGACCttggtcatttaaaaaaaaaaaatctttaacaAAAAATATTAACACTTGTTTTAGGAATTCAGtcacttactgttgagagttagaatagtagaatacccAAGGTCAGTCatttttttagattggtaaattagactAGTTTGTCTAGCCAGCTATTTAAAcatgtagtaatcatggccgacTTACTGACGGGCATGCAGGGTAGGTGCACAGGAGACCTCCATGGGGCCctcattgatattgttagtcactcactcagatatcatattaacatggcataagtcaaccatccctcccctcttcctttctATCTGTCTCAGGTTGGTGAGGAGTTGTTCCCCCAGCCCCCTGCCCAGACAGAGCCGCCCCTCCAGCCCTCTGAAGAGTGAGTCTCCCACCCGGGCCCAGCTCACCAATTCGTCCCGCCACGCCAGGCTGGTGTCCCGCTTCAGTGACTTGTATGCTGTGGAGCGCCTGGAGGCCCAGAGTCTTCTCCGACGCTACATAGACGACCTGGAGATGGTCCAGAGAATCATCTTCATTGCCACTGTGGTATGACATCTGGAAACCCTGTACATTATGGAAtaacactacatacagtacaacCTGTGATGATTAGCTGGGATTCACAATGTATAGGAGATGATCATCCTAGCACATGGAACCACCTGACCTTGTTTTCATCCAATTTGACATGTCAGATCTGAGGTTCTGGTTTCTCTGTAAATCTCCTATAGCATACAGTATCTCTAATCCCTTTGtctgagtgtggtgtgtgtgtgtgtgtgtgtgtgtgtgtgtgtgtgtgtgtgtgtgtgtgtgtgtgtgtgtgtgcgtgtgcgtgttcgcgtgtgtgtgtgtgtgtgtgtgtgtgtgtgtgtgtgtgtgtgtgtgtgtttgtcaggagGCCTTCCAGGCAGCCAAGCTGGCCTACCGTCAATTCAAGCTGAGAGTAAAGAAGACCCTGTCACCCTCCCACCTGGGGCCGGAGTCCCTGGAGGACTCGGTGGTGGACTATATCGTCAGGAACCTGGACCTCTACGACGTGCAGGCCAGTGTTAATGTACGGCCTACACTTTTCTCTCTTACTAACATGTCTGACATGTTACAAAAACCTGTAGATTCCAGTCACCTTTACATTACAATTTCAAGAGTCTCACGCACTGTAGctcattgagtgtatgttaatAGGAGATGTGTGTCAGAGTGTATTGTGATGTGTTTCCCTCTCCCAGGACGTGATCAACGCCATGAATGTAAACCCACGGATCTCCTTCCCCCCGGAGGTAGACTTTGTCCTGATCAACAGCTTCATCCGGGAGACATGCAGAGTGGCCTTCGCCATGCAGACACTGGACTCTCCTCTGGACCTGGCTTTCACCAGCGGTGGAGAACTCTACAGCGACAACAAGTCAGTCTGCATCCCTTGACTTCATGAAGTTAcaggaaaaaaaaacatgttagaTGTGCAATTCCTAATCTTACCACTAGATGTCACCCTGGTCCCGTGTATAtacatctcctccctcttctctctgtctctctctccctctctctcgctctttaccAGGTATCGTCGTAGCTATGACTCTGAGTTTACTGCTCCTCTGGTGGCGTACCATGTGTGGCCAGCACTGGTGGAGGGGGACGGTGTCATAGTGAAGGGAGAGGCAGTCACCAGGAGAGGAGCTCTGGTACTGATGCACCTTCCGTCCCTACTGTAGAGTCATAGGCTTTGCTTGAGCAATTACTGCATTATCACAATATAACATGCAGAATGACTCATGTGGTGTTTCTCTGCTTTCTTCCAGTggaggagcagaagcaggagcTGCAGTCCTGTTCGCTCTGGCAGCCCCTCACGCACTCTCGTAAGTTACTACGACGACTGAGACCTAACACGTTGAAATAATGTCACAAATATCAAGAAACTCTTTGGAAAGATGTGTCAGCCCAGGGTTTTTATGAAGCAAGAACATATTCAGGGAAGTTGCGGGTGGGAAAGCACACTAGATGAAAGCTGTGCATGTGTGATTTAGACTTTTCTTTTGCCACCAAAATACATCCATGCATACCCTGAGCCCTTGGGGTAAgtacaacaacaaaacagcaaCTCCTAGATGTTGTATTAGTGGGAGAGAGTAACTTCATCTCAAATCCAAAGGTGCAAGAAATGCTCTGTGTGACAGACTTTCTCTCCTTCTCAGGGGTTTAGTCGCAGCAGAAGCCCCTCTCCCGGACGTCTCTCCGCCAGTCGCCTGTAAACCCTAACTGACCACTGAGTTACAAAAGGAAAACAAAATTCTACACATCGATTTCATGTTTGCAACAAAGACAGATCTTTAGCTTTAATGGACTGGATCCTGTCGTTATTTGTCAGTTGTGATGACTTGATGTTAAGTAGTTAGACTCCGTGTCAATATGGACATTGGTCCAGGGTTTACAGTATTCTGGAGAGATGTTCCATGTTACCATTACAGTATCCAGAGACTCTGGCAGCTGGTCCTTTCAGAACAATCCTTTCAGGGTGCTGGAGCAGCACATgacaaggctgtgtgtgtgtgtgtgtgtgtgtgtgtgtgtgtgtgtgtgtgtgtgtgtgtgtgtgtgtgtgtgtgtgtgtgtgtgtgtgtgtgtgtgtgtgtgtgtgtgtgtgtgtgtgtgtgtgtgtgtgtgtgtgtgtgtgtgtgtgtgtgtgtgtgtgtgtgtgtgtgtgtgtgtgtgtgtgtgtgtgtgtgcgcgcataaTCTATCACATTATCTTAGTGATTCTTAACTGTGCACTATGCAAAACCAGGATGATTGTGTGGTTGACCGTAATGTAACTTTTTAAGGACATTTAGACCTGCACAGTATCATTTTCTGAGACTGTTGTAGTTTAGGTTTTATCTTTAACCTCAaaccttgatagactctgggttATAAAGAATATAATGAATACATTTGTATGTCATTTTAATGTAAGTCTTAGCCTGCTTTTTTGTTGGtcgattttttgttgttgtaagacACATGGTGCTAAAGTTCAGTCAGAACTGTTCAACTCCACAAAAAACACGAGAGATTGGTATTGCTGAGAACAATGATTAAGCATACAGTTTGTAAAGTCATCCGTTCCAGTCCATGTTTCTTTTTTTGGGGTGTTGTGATATTAGCTAGATGTGTGGTTTGAATGGATTTGGAACAATAGAAGGGATTTAAAATGATACAAAACATATTCTGTAACTTCAAATGGTTGACTTGAGAAAAGATGCCTTTTTTTGTTAGTCCTAATGAAGTTGCTTATTATCTACTGTACGCACAAGATCCAAGAGCAACATATACCATATTTAGGATAATTGTTAGGCTGTAAATCAATGAAATGTGGAGCCTAAGTATTTTTCACTATTTGAAATCATTATACAGTCTAATCTTTCATTTTGCATtaaacagtgtgttagtgttgtgtaTGCAAAACGTGGTGATAAACCCCAAAAACTTGGACTCAAATATATATCATGTAATTGTGCTGTTCTTGTTACAGAATACAAAAAACTAAATTATTTACTGAGAGATTGTGTCtttttaaagataaaataaataaataactttaCTATCAATTTCTTGTGATAATGAAGACTAATTGAATTATTGTCTTCCTTACCCTCATCCACTGTCAGTAATTTTTTCCTGCAGTCCTTACCCTCATCCACTGTCAGTAAAATTTCCTGCAGTCCTTACCCTCATCCACTGTCAGTAATTCTTTCCTGTAGTCCTTACCCTCATCCACTGTCAGTAATTTCTTCCTGCAGTCCTTACCCTCATCCACTGTCAGTAATTCTTTCCTGTAGTCCTTACCCTCATCCACTGTCAGTAAATTTTCCTGCAGTCCTTACCCTCATCCACTGTCAGTAATTTCTTCCTGCAGAACATGCTGAATTCTAGTCAGTTATTATGATCGTGTTGTGTATGtaggctataataataataataataataataatatatgccatttaaatATACTGTGTAGGTTATGTGTACTTTGTAGTCTATGAATATAGGCTATGAATATATGTCTATGAATATAGGCTATGAATATAGCCTATGAATATAGCTATGAATATAGCTATGATTGCCTAGTCTATGAATATAGGCTATGAATATAGGCTATGAATATAGGCTATGATTGTAGTCTATGAATATAGGCTATTAATATAAGCTATGATTGTAGTCTATGAATATAGGCTATGAATGTAGTCTATGAATGTAGTCTATGAATATAGGCTATGAATGTAGTCTATGAATATAGGCTATGAATATAGGCTATGAATATAGTCTATGAATATAGGCTATGAATGTAGTCTATGAATATAGGCTATTAATATAAGCTATGATTGTAGTCTATGAATATAGGCTATTAATATAAGCTATGAATGTAGTCTATGAATATAGGCTATTAATATAAGCTATGATTGTAGTCTATGAATATAGGCTATTAATATAAGCTATGATTGTAGTCTATGAATATAGGCTATAATATAAGCTATGATTGTAGTCTATGAAGGCTATGAATGTAGTCTATGA is a genomic window containing:
- the LOC124037847 gene encoding beta-sarcoglycan-like produces the protein MASEQESSNGPVKRSMREKAMERRTTNKEHNSNFKAGYVPIEEERLHKTGLRGRKGNMAVCIIVLLFLLALINLIITLVIWTVIRIGPSGCDSIEFHESGLLRFKQKADMGVVHPLHKSTVGGRKDQDLVITGNNNPVVFQQGSTKLSVEKEKTSITSDMGISFTDPRTQNTFFSTDFENHEFHLPKGVKVLSVKKASTERITSNASSDLSIKGDSKAIIRGNEGVFIMGKTVEFRMGGDIELRAENSIVLNGSVMVSISRMQNSSVGANVYFDEGLLRYKLCMCADGTLFRVQVKYQNMGCQTSDNPCGTAH
- the LOC124037846 gene encoding mitochondria-eating protein-like isoform X1, whose protein sequence is MADSLRRLVNTSSFSVLQDKLESWYKDYHVISCDQNLNRCCELVELTSKIQGQLFTILNFTAREGGHYAGVDVLKSRLLPWLGTCFSMATSSVTNDTSLNLIQESVEKERKIRELSASHENDMQKMETQLCSTHLQLDSVKQELADAHLQLDNTKNMSATTLLATEDEILQLKAELRASRDQVETYKRKLDVLDDYERQVRLLRDEVSFLTAEKSMLQERLVRSCSPSPLPRQSRPSSPLKSESPTRAQLTNSSRHARLVSRFSDLYAVERLEAQSLLRRYIDDLEMVQRIIFIATVEAFQAAKLAYRQFKLRVKKTLSPSHLGPESLEDSVVDYIVRNLDLYDVQASVNDVINAMNVNPRISFPPEVDFVLINSFIRETCRVAFAMQTLDSPLDLAFTSGGELYSDNKYRRSYDSEFTAPLVAYHVWPALVEGDGVIVKGEAVTRRGALWRSRSRSCSPVRSGSPSRTLGFSRSRSPSPGRLSASRL
- the LOC124037846 gene encoding mitochondria-eating protein-like isoform X2; protein product: MATSSVTNDTSLNLIQESVEKERKIRELSASHENDMQKMETQLCSTHLQLDSVKQELADAHLQLDNTKNMSATTLLATEDEILQLKAELRASRDQVETYKRKLDVLDDYERQVRLLRDEVSFLTAEKSMLQERLVRSCSPSPLPRQSRPSSPLKSESPTRAQLTNSSRHARLVSRFSDLYAVERLEAQSLLRRYIDDLEMVQRIIFIATVEAFQAAKLAYRQFKLRVKKTLSPSHLGPESLEDSVVDYIVRNLDLYDVQASVNDVINAMNVNPRISFPPEVDFVLINSFIRETCRVAFAMQTLDSPLDLAFTSGGELYSDNKYRRSYDSEFTAPLVAYHVWPALVEGDGVIVKGEAVTRRGALWRSRSRSCSPVRSGSPSRTLGFSRSRSPSPGRLSASRL